The Chitinophagales bacterium genome window below encodes:
- the lpxK gene encoding tetraacyldisaccharide 4'-kinase, with amino-acid sequence MSILNKIILSPFALLYAMVIAIRNFLYKKRFFRSVKFGVPVICIGNLSTGGTGKTPHIDYLIATLKHSYSIGVISRGYRRKTTGYAEVQTNSKAIDVGDEPLLLKWRHPEAHIAVSESRAFGIPKLVHNKEENFVVLLDDAFQHRAVRAGLNILLTKYNDLYIDNQILPLGNLREFKSGADRADIIIVTNTPKDISKEDKNAIVAKLKPKSYQYVLFSNIVYQKTYYIQNNQIKFAELEKDSSIILVSGIANNNSLVQYLENKYANVYQRKFSDHHQFTAQDVESIISTYKNTSATKKYLLTTEKDLTRLLPFIEEFNKNEILIHCLPIRINFAPEEREKFDKLIHFFVDTTLEEYLNQE; translated from the coding sequence TTGAGCATTTTAAATAAAATAATATTATCGCCTTTTGCCTTGCTTTATGCAATGGTTATAGCTATCAGAAATTTTTTGTACAAAAAACGCTTTTTCCGTTCTGTTAAGTTTGGAGTTCCTGTTATTTGTATAGGAAATTTAAGCACAGGAGGCACAGGAAAAACTCCGCATATTGACTATCTGATAGCCACACTAAAACACAGTTATAGCATTGGCGTAATAAGCAGAGGATACCGAAGAAAAACCACAGGATATGCAGAAGTGCAAACAAATAGCAAAGCTATAGACGTAGGAGATGAACCGCTTTTACTCAAATGGCGACACCCCGAAGCTCACATTGCCGTATCGGAAAGTAGGGCTTTTGGTATTCCTAAATTAGTGCATAATAAAGAAGAAAATTTTGTAGTGCTTTTAGATGATGCTTTTCAGCACCGAGCTGTGCGAGCCGGTTTAAACATTTTACTTACAAAATACAATGATTTGTATATTGATAATCAAATACTTCCATTAGGGAATTTGCGAGAATTTAAAAGCGGAGCCGATAGGGCAGATATAATAATTGTTACCAATACACCAAAAGACATTTCAAAAGAAGATAAAAATGCGATTGTTGCTAAATTAAAACCTAAAAGCTACCAGTATGTTTTATTTTCAAACATTGTATATCAAAAAACATACTACATACAAAACAATCAAATTAAATTTGCTGAATTAGAAAAAGACAGCAGCATTATTTTAGTAAGTGGCATAGCCAATAATAATAGCTTAGTGCAATATTTAGAAAATAAATACGCCAATGTTTATCAGCGTAAATTTAGCGACCACCACCAATTTACTGCCCAAGATGTGGAATCAATAATCAGCACTTATAAAAATACTTCTGCAACAAAAAAGTATTTGCTTACCACAGAAAAAGACCTTACAAGACTATTGCCTTTCATTGAAGAATTTAATAAAAATGAAATTCTTATACATTGTTTACCTATAAGAATTAATTTTGCACCCGAAGAAAGAGAAAAATTTGATAAATTAATACACTTTTTTGTTGATACAACTTTAGAAGAATACTTAAATCAAGAATAA
- a CDS encoding purine-nucleoside phosphorylase: MLERLNATVKFIKSVMDFEPEIGIVLGSGLGNFSNEIEILKELSYEEIPNFPRVTVKGHTGRLILGKVSGKNVLALSGRFHYYEGYNMEDVVFPVRLMKLLGCHSVIISNASGGIKPGQEVGDVMIITDHINLQPEHPLRGPNIEELGPRFPDMLNAYHSDYIAIAERIAKENNIRCDKGVYVGVQGPTFETPAEYKAFHIMGGDAVGMSTVPEVIAARHCGLKVFGISVISDCGYPPEAMEDISHDMVLAAASNAEPKMTTIIKGLLKEI; encoded by the coding sequence ATTTTAGAAAGGTTAAATGCTACGGTTAAGTTTATAAAATCTGTAATGGATTTTGAGCCGGAAATAGGAATAGTGCTGGGTAGTGGCTTAGGAAATTTTAGTAACGAAATAGAAATACTTAAAGAACTTTCTTATGAGGAAATACCCAATTTTCCGAGAGTTACGGTAAAAGGGCATACAGGAAGATTAATTTTAGGTAAAGTTAGTGGCAAAAACGTATTGGCTTTAAGTGGCAGATTTCACTATTACGAAGGTTACAATATGGAAGATGTGGTTTTTCCGGTTAGATTAATGAAACTTTTAGGCTGTCATTCTGTTATTATTTCTAATGCTTCGGGAGGTATAAAACCAGGACAAGAAGTAGGCGATGTAATGATAATAACCGACCATATTAACCTACAGCCCGAGCATCCGCTTAGAGGGCCAAACATAGAAGAGTTAGGGCCACGTTTTCCCGATATGTTAAATGCGTATCATTCAGATTATATAGCCATAGCAGAAAGAATAGCCAAAGAAAACAACATAAGATGCGATAAAGGCGTTTATGTAGGCGTGCAAGGTCCTACTTTTGAAACTCCCGCAGAATATAAAGCTTTTCATATAATGGGTGGCGATGCCGTAGGCATGAGTACCGTGCCGGAGGTTATAGCTGCTCGCCATTGTGGCTTAAAAGTTTTTGGTATTTCGGTTATTTCCGATTGTGGCTACCCACCGGAGGCTATGGAAGACATAAGCCATGATATGGTGCTGGCTGCTGCAAGCAATGCCGAGCCTAAAATGACTACAATAATAAAAGGTTTACTTAAAGAAATATAA
- a CDS encoding lipoprotein: protein MKKIAIILILLVALLSSCSTQKDCRGSVKHKLPNGIWM from the coding sequence ATGAAAAAAATAGCAATCATATTAATCTTATTAGTTGCTTTGTTAAGCTCATGCTCTACTCAAAAAGATTGCCGTGGCAGTGTAAAACACAAATTGCCTAACGGTATATGGATGTAG
- a CDS encoding M1 family metallopeptidase: protein MKNILITFFTLSLFLVNAQLLDGNPNQYNRGDTLRGSLRPERTAFDVTYYNLNLDVSFKNKSISGYNDIYFSMVENSDSLQIDLFDNMIIDSIIYNGAKLKYLRDYNAVFVSFPKIMQKGSKQKMRVYYHGKPIIANNPPWDGGFTWQKDEDGEDWLGVSCEGIGASLWWPNKDHLSDEPDSMRVTCTIPKNLVFVGNGLLEKNTETGDKRLMTWKVSYPINNYNITLNIGNYVNFKDTYTAQDGDKLGLDYWVMPYNLEKAKKQFEQVKPMLACYEKYFGKFPFWKDNYKLVETPYLGMEHQTAIAYGNGYKKGYAGMDYSRIGLDFDYIIIHETGHEYWGNLISTEDMADMWIHESFCTYSEALYVECMFDYNKAQEYVNAKKPHIGNRAPMAGIYGVNVEGDGDMYNKGMLFLNTLRHVVNNDDLWFSLLKEMNEEFAYKTINANDVMFFFNKKTGLDLTPIFMQYLYYADVPKLMYNIDKVKGKNYTLKYKWIANVGDFAMPFEVKIGDNKTRLNGTNQLQQYDFKKKKKDKVKFNQEQFYYKLSEY, encoded by the coding sequence ATGAAAAATATATTAATTACCTTTTTTACACTTAGCCTTTTTTTAGTTAATGCCCAGCTTTTAGACGGAAACCCGAACCAATATAATAGAGGCGATACTTTAAGAGGTTCTCTTCGCCCCGAGCGTACCGCTTTTGATGTTACTTATTATAATTTGAACTTAGATGTTAGCTTTAAAAATAAATCTATTAGCGGATATAATGACATATATTTCAGCATGGTAGAAAATAGCGATTCCTTGCAAATAGATTTATTTGACAATATGATAATTGATTCTATTATTTATAATGGAGCAAAATTGAAGTATTTAAGAGATTATAATGCCGTGTTTGTTTCTTTCCCTAAAATAATGCAGAAAGGAAGCAAACAAAAAATGAGGGTTTATTATCATGGTAAGCCAATAATAGCTAATAATCCACCTTGGGACGGAGGTTTTACTTGGCAAAAAGATGAAGATGGAGAAGACTGGTTGGGCGTAAGCTGCGAAGGCATAGGTGCCAGCCTTTGGTGGCCAAATAAAGACCATTTAAGCGATGAACCGGACAGCATGAGGGTAACTTGTACTATACCTAAAAACTTAGTATTTGTAGGAAATGGATTACTTGAAAAAAATACAGAAACAGGAGATAAAAGATTAATGACATGGAAAGTTTCTTATCCTATAAACAATTATAATATTACCTTAAACATAGGAAATTATGTAAATTTTAAAGATACCTACACTGCACAAGATGGAGATAAACTGGGTTTAGATTATTGGGTAATGCCATATAATTTAGAAAAAGCTAAAAAGCAATTTGAGCAGGTAAAACCCATGCTGGCTTGCTATGAAAAGTATTTTGGTAAATTTCCTTTTTGGAAAGATAACTACAAACTTGTAGAAACACCATATTTAGGTATGGAACACCAAACAGCTATAGCTTATGGAAATGGATATAAAAAAGGTTATGCGGGCATGGATTATAGCCGTATTGGATTAGATTTTGACTATATAATTATTCACGAAACGGGACATGAGTACTGGGGCAATTTAATAAGCACAGAAGATATGGCAGATATGTGGATACATGAAAGTTTTTGTACTTATTCTGAAGCATTGTATGTAGAGTGTATGTTTGATTATAATAAAGCCCAAGAATATGTTAATGCTAAAAAACCTCACATAGGCAACCGTGCTCCTATGGCAGGTATTTATGGTGTAAATGTAGAAGGCGATGGCGATATGTATAACAAAGGAATGTTGTTTTTAAACACGCTACGCCATGTGGTTAATAATGATGATTTATGGTTTAGCTTGCTAAAAGAAATGAATGAAGAATTTGCTTATAAAACCATAAATGCTAATGATGTAATGTTCTTTTTTAATAAGAAAACAGGGTTAGATTTAACGCCTATTTTTATGCAGTACTTATATTATGCCGATGTACCAAAATTAATGTATAATATAGATAAAGTTAAAGGCAAAAACTACACTTTAAAATATAAATGGATAGCCAATGTTGGCGATTTTGCTATGCCTTTTGAAGTAAAAATTGGAGATAATAAAACAAGATTAAACGGCACTAATCAGCTTCAACAATACGATTTTAAAAAGAAGAAAAAAGATAAAGTAAAGTTTAATCAAGAGCAGTTTTACTACAAGCTAAGCGAGTATTAG
- a CDS encoding CTP synthase yields MSKYIFVTGGVTSSLGKGIFAASLAKLLQGRGYKVTIQKFDPYINVDPGTLNPYEHGECFVTDDGAETDLDLGHYERFLNIRTSQANNVTTGRIYQTVINKERAGAYLGKTVQVIPHITDEIKRRMLLLGESGKYDIIITELGGTVGDIESLPYIEAVRQLQYELGKTNNIVCHLTLVPYLKAAGELKTKPTQHSVKEMARNGVQPDILVCRTEHDLEEDIRRKLANFCNVDYDCVLQSMDAPSIYHVPMAMEKEHADKTILRKLDLPYEGKSDIREWESFVDKLNHPKKSIKIGLIGKYVELQDAYISINEAFNHAGVVHNCAVKVKAIHSEEINKENVQQKLLKLDGILVAPGFGDRGIEGKIEAIKYARENNIPFLGICLGMQCAVIEFARNVLNFKNAHSTEMDSATPYPVIDIMESQKNIDKYGGTMRLGQYECKIEKDSLAEEIYNETTIQERHRHRYEFNNQYLVDFENAGMEATGINPTNNLVEIVEVKKHPFFIGVQFHPEYKSTVAEPHPLFKAFVKASLEHKTAAKVEL; encoded by the coding sequence ATGTCTAAGTATATTTTTGTAACAGGTGGAGTAACTTCTTCTTTGGGAAAAGGTATTTTTGCTGCGTCATTAGCAAAGCTACTTCAAGGTAGAGGATATAAAGTTACTATACAAAAATTTGATCCCTATATTAATGTTGACCCAGGTACGCTAAACCCTTATGAGCATGGCGAATGTTTTGTAACAGATGACGGTGCTGAAACAGATTTAGACTTAGGTCATTACGAACGTTTTTTAAATATACGTACCAGCCAAGCAAATAATGTTACTACGGGCAGAATTTATCAAACGGTAATAAACAAAGAACGGGCCGGAGCTTATTTAGGCAAAACTGTACAGGTTATACCTCATATTACAGATGAAATAAAACGCAGAATGTTACTTTTAGGCGAAAGTGGCAAGTACGATATTATAATAACAGAGCTTGGTGGCACTGTAGGCGATATAGAATCTTTGCCTTATATAGAAGCTGTACGTCAGTTGCAGTATGAATTAGGCAAAACCAATAATATAGTTTGCCATTTAACTTTAGTGCCTTATTTAAAAGCTGCTGGTGAGCTAAAAACAAAACCTACGCAACATTCTGTTAAAGAAATGGCAAGAAATGGTGTGCAACCCGATATATTAGTGTGCCGTACAGAACACGATTTAGAGGAAGATATTCGTAGGAAATTAGCTAATTTTTGTAATGTAGATTACGATTGTGTTTTGCAAAGCATGGATGCCCCTTCTATATATCATGTGCCTATGGCTATGGAAAAAGAGCATGCCGATAAAACTATTTTACGCAAGTTAGATTTGCCTTACGAAGGAAAATCTGATATACGAGAATGGGAAAGTTTTGTAGATAAGCTTAATCATCCTAAAAAAAGTATAAAAATTGGTTTAATAGGTAAATATGTAGAGTTGCAAGATGCTTATATTTCCATTAACGAAGCTTTTAACCATGCTGGAGTAGTGCATAATTGTGCGGTTAAAGTAAAAGCTATTCATAGCGAAGAAATAAATAAAGAGAATGTACAGCAAAAGTTATTAAAATTAGACGGAATATTAGTGGCTCCTGGTTTTGGAGATAGAGGAATAGAAGGAAAAATAGAAGCTATAAAATATGCCCGAGAAAATAATATACCGTTTTTAGGTATTTGCTTAGGTATGCAATGTGCCGTTATAGAGTTTGCCAGAAATGTTTTAAACTTTAAAAATGCTCATTCTACAGAAATGGATAGTGCTACACCTTATCCTGTTATTGACATAATGGAATCGCAGAAAAATATAGATAAATATGGCGGTACAATGCGATTAGGACAATATGAATGTAAAATAGAAAAAGATAGTCTTGCGGAAGAAATATATAATGAAACCACTATACAAGAACGCCACCGACATAGATATGAATTTAACAATCAATATTTAGTTGATTTTGAAAATGCAGGAATGGAAGCCACCGGAATAAATCCTACAAATAATTTGGTAGAAATAGTAGAAGTAAAAAAACATCCGTTTTTTATAGGCGTTCAGTTTCACCCGGAATATAAAAGTACCGTAGCCGAGCCTCACCCACTATTTAAAGCCTTTGTAAAAGCATCTTTAGAACACAAAACCGCAGCAAAAGTAGAACTGTAA
- a CDS encoding M23 family metallopeptidase has product MQKIFFLHTLFTLCFIHLSLAQNYNIPPDYFRSPLDIPLYLSGTFGEPRTTHFHTGIDIKTAGVQGKNIYAVADGYISRVNVSPYGYGNALYITHPNGYVSVYAHLKNFKKDIENWLKEQQIDETSFAVNLESLPPNLFPVKKGDIIAHSGNSGGSGGPHLHFEIRDSLEHPINPLYFGYDLQVKDNAKPNIYNIFFYNIDEAGNPLSNKKVTATNLGYGTYKISNTQNVNTSKLGIGVHTVDLFTGTSNKNGVFEIKMFVNDTLHYHYRVDELDFNFTKHVYSHCDYWAKRSNNNTVHKCFVEKGNKLKVYPELVNQGIINLEDNKPKNISVEVLDFHGNKSTINFSVAKDLNTTYFINSTKDFQFDFKQSDSNAIQYNDFRLILPKDVLFTDLKFQFSREGQGKYSQIYKVHDAKVPVAGYFDISILPTNIDTTKLDKYYIAYNDYNGRKRYAGGTFRNGYLNTKSRALGTYFIDIDEDAPVVKVANIYNNKKMTNFSTIQFTASDATSGIAEYNLFINGNWAVLEYDAKRNLFTYYIDDLVKQGSNDLELIILDDRSNATVVNYTFTY; this is encoded by the coding sequence ATGCAAAAAATATTTTTTTTACATACACTTTTCACTCTGTGTTTTATTCATCTTTCATTAGCTCAAAACTATAATATTCCTCCGGATTATTTCCGTTCGCCTTTAGATATACCTTTGTACTTATCCGGTACTTTTGGAGAGCCACGAACCACACATTTTCATACGGGAATAGATATAAAAACTGCCGGTGTGCAAGGCAAAAATATTTATGCCGTGGCAGATGGCTATATTTCTCGGGTTAATGTTTCGCCTTATGGCTATGGAAATGCTTTGTATATAACGCACCCAAACGGCTATGTTTCTGTTTATGCCCATCTTAAAAATTTTAAAAAAGATATAGAAAATTGGCTGAAAGAACAGCAAATAGACGAAACCAGTTTTGCTGTTAATTTAGAAAGCTTACCACCAAACTTATTTCCTGTTAAAAAAGGAGATATTATTGCCCATTCGGGAAACTCAGGTGGCTCTGGTGGTCCTCACTTACACTTTGAAATACGCGACAGCTTAGAACATCCCATTAATCCACTTTATTTTGGCTACGATTTGCAAGTAAAAGACAATGCTAAACCCAATATTTACAACATATTTTTTTACAATATTGACGAAGCAGGAAATCCTTTAAGCAATAAAAAAGTAACCGCTACAAATTTGGGTTATGGTACATACAAAATTTCAAATACGCAAAATGTAAATACTTCAAAATTGGGCATAGGGGTGCATACGGTAGATTTATTTACAGGAACTTCTAATAAAAATGGAGTTTTTGAAATAAAAATGTTTGTTAATGACACATTGCACTATCATTATAGAGTAGATGAATTAGATTTTAATTTTACCAAACACGTTTATTCGCATTGCGATTATTGGGCTAAAAGAAGCAATAACAATACGGTGCATAAATGTTTTGTAGAAAAAGGGAATAAACTTAAAGTATATCCTGAGTTGGTTAACCAAGGGATTATTAATTTAGAAGACAATAAACCTAAAAACATAAGCGTAGAAGTTTTAGATTTTCACGGAAATAAATCAACTATAAATTTTAGCGTAGCAAAGGATTTAAACACCACTTATTTTATTAACAGCACTAAAGATTTTCAGTTTGATTTTAAACAAAGCGATTCAAACGCCATACAGTACAACGATTTTAGATTAATACTACCCAAAGACGTACTATTTACCGATTTAAAATTTCAATTTTCCCGAGAAGGACAGGGAAAGTACAGCCAAATTTACAAGGTACACGATGCTAAAGTGCCCGTAGCCGGCTATTTTGATATTTCTATTTTACCTACCAATATAGATACCACAAAATTGGATAAATACTACATTGCTTATAATGATTACAACGGAAGAAAAAGATATGCAGGTGGTACATTTAGAAACGGTTACTTGAATACAAAATCAAGGGCATTGGGTACTTATTTTATAGATATAGATGAAGATGCACCCGTAGTAAAAGTAGCTAATATTTATAACAATAAAAAAATGACTAATTTTTCTACCATACAGTTTACCGCCAGCGATGCTACAAGTGGAATAGCCGAATACAATTTGTTTATTAATGGAAATTGGGCAGTACTGGAATATGATGCTAAACGCAATTTATTTACTTATTATATAGATGATTTGGTAAAGCAAGGCTCTAATGATTTAGAGCTAATTATTTTAGACGATAGGAGCAACGCTACGGTAGTAAATTATACTTTCACGTACTAA